Proteins co-encoded in one Streptococcus parauberis NCFD 2020 genomic window:
- a CDS encoding NAD(P)-dependent malic enzyme: MSKDLGQLALLQAKEFGGKLEVKSKLEVKNKEDLSIAYTPGVATVSSEIAKDSKLGYELTTKKNTVAVISDGTAVLGLGDIGPIAAMPVMEGKAVLFKEFAGVDAIPIVLDTKDTEEIISIVKAISPTFGGINLEDISAPRCFEIEKRLIEECDIPVFHDDQHGTAIVVLAAVFNSLKLINKSIQDVKIVVNGGGSAGLSITRKLLAAGAKSISVVDKFGIINEKEGEKLAPHHLKISKLTNREFVSGTLENALENADIFIGVSAPGVLKPEWISKMAPKPVIFAMANPVPEIYPDEAIDAGAYIVGTGRSDFPNQINNVLAFPGIFRGALDARAKQITIEMQIAAAKGIASLVPENELSPTNIMPGAFQKGVAEIVAKSVRDAVK; this comes from the coding sequence ATGTCAAAAGATTTAGGTCAATTAGCTTTACTACAAGCAAAAGAGTTTGGTGGAAAATTAGAAGTTAAGTCAAAATTAGAAGTAAAAAATAAAGAGGACTTAAGTATAGCCTATACCCCAGGAGTTGCAACAGTGTCTTCGGAGATTGCTAAGGACTCAAAATTAGGTTATGAGTTGACAACGAAAAAAAATACCGTAGCTGTCATTAGTGATGGTACTGCAGTTTTAGGGTTAGGTGACATTGGACCTATAGCAGCTATGCCTGTTATGGAAGGAAAAGCAGTATTATTCAAAGAATTTGCTGGCGTTGATGCTATTCCAATAGTACTTGATACTAAAGATACTGAAGAAATTATTTCAATTGTAAAAGCTATTTCTCCTACATTTGGCGGAATCAATTTAGAAGATATTAGTGCCCCTCGTTGTTTTGAGATTGAAAAACGTCTTATTGAAGAATGTGATATCCCTGTTTTTCATGATGATCAACACGGGACAGCTATTGTGGTATTAGCAGCAGTATTTAACAGTTTAAAACTTATAAATAAGTCAATACAAGACGTTAAAATTGTAGTCAATGGTGGAGGATCAGCTGGTCTATCTATAACTCGAAAACTATTAGCTGCTGGAGCAAAATCAATTTCTGTAGTAGATAAATTTGGAATTATCAATGAGAAAGAAGGAGAAAAATTAGCTCCACACCATCTTAAAATTTCTAAACTTACGAATAGAGAATTTGTATCTGGTACCTTAGAGAACGCACTTGAAAATGCAGACATTTTTATTGGTGTTTCGGCACCAGGTGTTTTAAAACCTGAATGGATATCAAAAATGGCTCCTAAACCAGTTATCTTTGCTATGGCAAACCCTGTTCCCGAAATTTATCCTGACGAAGCAATTGATGCCGGAGCATACATTGTCGGTACTGGTAGAAGTGATTTTCCAAACCAAATAAACAACGTTTTAGCATTTCCAGGAATTTTCCGTGGCGCACTGGATGCTCGTGCAAAACAAATTACAATTGAAATGCAAATTGCAGCGGCAAAAGGTATTGCTAGCTTAGTACCGGAGAATGAATTATCGCCAACTAACATAATGCCAGGAGCATTCCAAAAAGGTGTTGCTGAGATTGTTGCAAAAAGTGTTAGAGATGCTGTCAAATAA
- a CDS encoding ClC family H(+)/Cl(-) exchange transporter, whose translation MENHKNEYALVENSIISFVWRGALVGLVAGTVVSLFRLAIEKLSQLVVVSYQVAHQNLLILLAIAVISFFILLLVGYLIQTDPDIKGSGIPHVEGELKGLLAPNWWSVLWKKFIAGVLSISMGFMLGREGPSIQLGAMTAKGLAEGLKSTRLEKRIMIASGAAAGLSAAFNAPIAGLLFVVEEIYHHFSRLIWISALVASIIANFVSLYIFGLKPVLAMPKVMPFLALDHYWILIVMGLFLGVMGFAYEKIILNLSTGFDKVGKWLHLPQAFYALMVLPLILVIGYLSPNLLGGGNGLIISLSMLKVNFILVLGYFIVRFIGSMLSYGSGLPGGIFLPILTLGALAGLLFGICFRDLGLVSQEMMPLFIVLGMAGYFGAISKAPLTGMILVTEMVGDLKPLMSIAVVTFVAYAIMDLLKGQPIYEAMLEKLPIRHVKDIVEPTLIELTVGHKLAGKYVRDLALPKNTLITTQVNHNKSQVVSGDTILSAGATIFLVVNEPDVGMVRRLLMS comes from the coding sequence ATGGAAAACCATAAAAATGAATATGCTTTAGTTGAAAATTCTATTATTTCATTTGTTTGGCGCGGTGCTTTAGTTGGCCTTGTGGCGGGGACGGTTGTCTCTTTGTTTCGTTTGGCAATTGAAAAACTGAGTCAATTAGTTGTTGTTAGTTATCAGGTTGCCCATCAGAATTTGCTTATTTTACTTGCCATTGCTGTTATCAGCTTTTTTATTTTACTTTTGGTAGGATATCTTATTCAAACTGATCCAGATATAAAGGGGTCTGGTATTCCACACGTTGAAGGTGAGTTGAAAGGTCTTTTGGCACCCAATTGGTGGAGTGTTCTCTGGAAAAAATTTATTGCAGGGGTTCTCTCAATTTCTATGGGATTTATGTTGGGTCGTGAAGGGCCTTCCATTCAATTGGGGGCAATGACAGCCAAAGGCCTCGCAGAGGGATTAAAGTCCACTCGTTTAGAGAAACGGATTATGATTGCAAGTGGAGCTGCCGCTGGCTTATCTGCAGCCTTTAATGCGCCAATCGCCGGTTTATTATTTGTTGTCGAAGAAATTTATCATCACTTTTCTCGTTTAATCTGGATTAGTGCCTTAGTAGCAAGTATTATTGCTAACTTTGTCTCTTTATATATTTTCGGGTTGAAACCAGTTCTTGCTATGCCTAAGGTGATGCCATTCCTTGCTTTGGATCATTATTGGATTTTGATTGTAATGGGGCTATTTCTAGGAGTAATGGGTTTTGCTTATGAAAAAATTATACTTAACCTATCGACTGGTTTTGACAAAGTCGGTAAGTGGCTTCACTTACCACAAGCCTTTTATGCCTTAATGGTATTACCTCTAATATTAGTTATTGGTTATTTATCACCAAATCTCTTAGGTGGTGGGAATGGATTAATTATCTCCTTATCTATGTTAAAGGTTAATTTTATTTTAGTATTAGGATACTTTATTGTAAGGTTTATTGGTAGCATGTTATCTTATGGGAGTGGTTTACCAGGTGGTATTTTCCTACCAATATTGACCTTAGGTGCACTTGCCGGCTTACTCTTTGGCATTTGCTTTAGAGACTTAGGGCTAGTGTCTCAAGAAATGATGCCCTTGTTTATCGTTTTAGGGATGGCTGGATATTTTGGTGCCATTTCTAAAGCTCCCTTAACGGGGATGATTTTAGTAACGGAAATGGTTGGTGATTTAAAGCCTTTGATGTCAATAGCTGTCGTAACGTTTGTGGCTTATGCAATAATGGATTTACTAAAAGGGCAACCAATTTATGAGGCGATGCTTGAAAAACTACCAATCAGACATGTTAAGGATATTGTTGAACCAACATTGATTGAACTAACTGTCGGCCATAAATTAGCTGGTAAATATGTTCGGGATTTAGCCTTGCCAAAAAATACTCTTATCACAACTCAGGTTAATCATAATAAATCACAGGTTGTATCTGGCGATACCATCTTGTCAGCAGGTGCTACGATTTTCCTAGTGGTCAATGAACCTGATGTAGGAATGGTCAGACGATTACTAATGTCATAG
- a CDS encoding 2-hydroxycarboxylate transporter family protein, with amino-acid sequence MATATTKISTSRTEEVKKRSLHQIRIGSVPFPVYLVLATLIVTTGYLQQLPVNMLGGFAVILTMGWLLGTIGGNIPGLKNFGGPAILSLLVPSILVFFNLLNPNVLEATNILMKEANFLYFYIACLVCGSILGMNRKILIQGLFKMIIPMLVGMVCAMAVGTLVGVILGLEWQKTLFYIVTPVLAGGIGEGILPLSLGYSSITGVGSEQLVAQLIPATIIGNFFAIMCTALLNRFGEKYPEYSGQGQLVKIGKGEDMSDALKDNSGQLDVKLMGAGVLTACSLFIAGGLLQHLTGFPGPVLMIILAALLKYLNVIPQETQNGAKQLYKFISGNFTFPLMAGLGLLYIPLKDVVATLSWQYFVVVISVVFTVISVGFFISRFLNMNPVEAGIISACQSGMGGTGDVAILSTADRMNLMPFAQVATRLGGAITVITMTAILRIIFKQ; translated from the coding sequence ATGGCAACGGCAACTACTAAGATAAGTACTTCTCGAACTGAAGAAGTCAAGAAGCGTTCTTTACATCAAATAAGGATTGGGTCGGTCCCCTTCCCTGTCTATTTAGTATTAGCTACATTAATAGTAACTACTGGATATTTACAACAGTTACCTGTTAATATGTTAGGTGGATTTGCTGTAATTTTAACTATGGGTTGGTTATTGGGAACAATTGGAGGCAATATTCCTGGTCTCAAAAATTTTGGAGGTCCTGCAATTCTTTCGTTATTAGTTCCTTCAATTTTGGTATTTTTTAATCTCCTAAATCCAAATGTCTTAGAAGCAACAAATATACTGATGAAAGAAGCTAACTTTCTTTACTTCTATATAGCTTGCCTAGTATGTGGAAGTATTTTAGGAATGAATCGAAAAATTCTTATTCAAGGATTATTTAAAATGATTATTCCAATGCTGGTGGGCATGGTTTGTGCCATGGCTGTTGGAACTTTAGTAGGTGTCATTTTGGGATTAGAATGGCAAAAAACACTATTTTATATTGTAACACCTGTTTTAGCAGGTGGAATAGGTGAAGGCATTTTGCCTCTGTCTCTTGGTTATAGTTCAATAACGGGCGTAGGAAGTGAGCAATTAGTAGCACAATTAATTCCAGCTACAATTATAGGTAATTTCTTTGCAATAATGTGTACTGCACTTCTAAATCGATTTGGTGAAAAATACCCTGAATACTCTGGACAAGGTCAATTAGTAAAAATTGGTAAAGGCGAAGACATGTCTGATGCATTAAAAGATAATTCAGGACAATTGGACGTCAAATTAATGGGGGCAGGTGTTCTTACAGCATGTTCACTTTTCATCGCAGGTGGTTTACTGCAACATTTAACAGGTTTCCCCGGCCCTGTACTGATGATTATTTTAGCTGCCCTGTTAAAATATTTAAATGTTATACCACAAGAAACACAAAATGGTGCCAAACAATTATATAAATTTATTTCCGGAAACTTCACATTCCCACTTATGGCCGGCCTAGGATTACTCTATATCCCTTTAAAAGACGTCGTCGCTACTTTAAGTTGGCAATATTTTGTAGTTGTAATCTCAGTAGTATTCACTGTAATTTCAGTTGGTTTCTTCATTTCAAGATTCTTGAATATGAATCCAGTTGAAGCAGGAATAATTTCGGCTTGTCAAAGTGGGATGGGTGGTACTGGAGATGTTGCTATTTTATCTACAGCAGATCGTATGAATTTGATGCCTTTTGCACAAGTAGCAACTCGTTTAGGTGGCGCAATTACAGTTATAACGATGACAGCAATTTTACGTATCATTTTCAAACAATAA
- a CDS encoding response regulator, which translates to MNVLIIEDDPMVDFIHRNYLEKVNKFQIILSSDSVSDALNKLDHYYIDLILLDIHIKEGNGIQFLENLRLKHHNCEVIIISAVNDGKIVKSGFHFGIVDYLIKPFTFERFESSITSFLDRKKQLNQHIINQSQIDKLKNGQNNKQKQDNIFLEKGLSESTYNLVLSTISTLNREFTIQELTDATNLSHVSVRKYVAFMEENEIIEAKQIYTKVGRPYKIYQRI; encoded by the coding sequence ATGAATGTACTAATTATTGAAGATGACCCAATGGTAGACTTTATTCATAGAAATTATTTAGAAAAAGTCAATAAATTTCAAATAATATTATCAAGTGACTCAGTAAGTGATGCCTTAAATAAATTAGATCATTATTATATTGACCTTATCCTGCTTGATATCCATATTAAAGAAGGAAATGGCATACAATTTCTAGAAAATTTAAGGCTTAAACATCACAATTGTGAGGTTATCATCATCTCAGCTGTTAATGATGGAAAGATTGTAAAGTCGGGTTTTCATTTCGGGATAGTAGATTATCTCATTAAACCTTTTACCTTCGAAAGGTTTGAATCAAGCATTACAAGTTTTTTAGACAGAAAAAAACAACTTAATCAACATATCATTAACCAGAGTCAAATAGATAAACTTAAGAATGGTCAAAATAATAAACAAAAGCAAGATAACATTTTTTTAGAAAAAGGTTTATCAGAAAGTACTTATAACTTAGTACTGTCAACTATTTCAACACTAAATAGAGAATTCACAATACAAGAACTTACTGATGCAACTAATCTATCACATGTTTCTGTTCGAAAATATGTTGCTTTCATGGAAGAAAATGAAATAATTGAGGCTAAACAAATTTATACAAAGGTTGGTCGTCCATATAAAATTTATCAAAGAATATAA
- a CDS encoding ABC transporter substrate-binding protein, with amino-acid sequence MRKLYSFIGGILGIVLILICLNVIFQKQSGTAKQSDKLVIYNWGDYIDPALLKKFTKETGIQVQYETFDSNEAMYTKIKQGGTTYDIAVPSDYMIDKMVKEDLLVKLDKSKLTSIKNIGNDFLGKNFDPQNDYSIPYFWGTVGIVYNDQIIKNPPKHWIDLWRPEYKNQIMLVDGARETMGFGLNTFGYSLNEKNLSKLTQVENRLQKLTPNIKAIVADEMKGYMIQGDAGIGVTFSGEASEMLYSNEHLHYVVPSEGSNLWFDNLVLPKTMKHKKEAYAFLNFINEPKNAAQNAEYIGYATPIDKAKAMLPKEIKNDTAFYPTQKTIKKLEVYDNLGDNWLGIYNDLYLQFKMYRK; translated from the coding sequence ATGCGTAAACTTTATTCATTTATTGGAGGCATCCTGGGTATTGTCCTCATCTTAATTTGCTTAAATGTCATCTTTCAAAAGCAATCAGGCACAGCCAAACAATCCGACAAACTAGTCATATACAACTGGGGAGATTATATTGACCCAGCTTTGCTAAAAAAATTCACTAAGGAGACTGGCATTCAGGTTCAATATGAAACCTTTGATTCTAACGAAGCCATGTATACTAAAATAAAACAAGGTGGGACAACCTATGATATAGCAGTTCCTAGTGATTACATGATTGATAAGATGGTTAAAGAAGATTTACTAGTAAAACTAGATAAATCCAAATTAACAAGCATAAAAAATATTGGAAATGATTTCTTGGGTAAAAATTTTGATCCCCAAAATGATTATTCCATTCCTTATTTCTGGGGGACTGTTGGGATTGTTTATAATGATCAAATCATAAAAAATCCACCTAAACATTGGATTGATTTATGGCGTCCAGAATATAAAAACCAAATCATGTTGGTTGATGGAGCTCGTGAAACAATGGGCTTTGGTCTCAATACTTTTGGCTATAGTTTAAATGAGAAAAATCTGTCTAAACTAACACAAGTTGAAAATCGTCTTCAAAAATTAACGCCTAATATCAAAGCAATTGTTGCTGACGAGATGAAGGGCTATATGATTCAAGGTGATGCGGGTATTGGGGTTACCTTCTCTGGTGAGGCTAGTGAAATGCTTTATAGCAATGAACATTTGCATTATGTTGTTCCTTCAGAAGGCTCAAATCTCTGGTTTGATAATTTGGTCTTACCAAAAACAATGAAGCATAAAAAAGAAGCCTATGCCTTTTTAAACTTTATTAATGAGCCGAAAAATGCAGCACAAAATGCTGAATATATTGGCTATGCGACACCAATTGATAAAGCAAAAGCCATGCTTCCAAAAGAAATCAAAAATGATACAGCATTTTATCCAACCCAAAAAACAATCAAAAAGTTGGAAGTCTACGACAACTTAGGTGATAATTGGCTTGGCATCTATAACGACTTATACCTCCAATTTAAGATGTATCGGAAATAA
- a CDS encoding Spo0B domain-containing protein — protein MRPKLSLWASISLIFISIIAMTTVIFYSIMIGETYQSIKHQETHLLTATGKMLAKNKGIKQVLTDNVPNEDINQFTVDISKTYKLDYVVAMNMNGIRLTHPNLEKIGKPFQGGDENQVLKGKEVISTAKGSLGKSLRYLIPVYNGKKQIGALAVGIKLTTLNQVVFQSKKNYTTALIFCILISLAVASATSIKLKKQLHNLEPSEIYQLLEERNAMLDQIEDAVLVINKNRMIQLTNQSGKELIKDYDIKNVSRKRIEEIFPEFTNIKYDITHEQLLHVNDTDLLLKVSQIQVNHELRGYLIFIREASEAIYTLDQLMYTTTYASALQAQTHTFMNQLHVIYGLVDIQYYDQLKIYLDSILESEDGIVNTLSVLVKEPLLASFFIGEQGKYKELNTDFVIEAISEIPNALSNNQINKALMLYQFIHTHIISALKPEKVLLTIDYNNGYLISTYQLLDKSITNDTILEILNNQFFRHLLSDTNSIYSKQIDQDELTFSMTTPYRRG, from the coding sequence ATGAGACCAAAACTATCATTATGGGCAAGTATTTCATTAATATTTATATCCATAATTGCTATGACCACAGTAATTTTTTATAGTATTATGATTGGCGAAACGTATCAATCGATTAAACATCAGGAAACTCATCTGTTAACTGCAACAGGCAAAATGTTAGCAAAAAATAAAGGTATCAAACAGGTATTGACTGATAATGTTCCTAATGAAGATATTAATCAATTTACAGTCGATATTTCTAAAACATATAAATTAGACTATGTCGTAGCTATGAATATGAATGGCATCCGATTAACACACCCAAATCTGGAAAAAATAGGAAAACCATTCCAAGGTGGAGATGAAAATCAAGTTTTGAAAGGAAAGGAAGTCATTTCGACAGCTAAAGGTAGTCTGGGAAAATCTTTAAGGTATCTTATCCCTGTATATAATGGCAAAAAACAAATCGGTGCACTGGCCGTGGGTATAAAACTGACAACGTTAAATCAAGTTGTTTTTCAATCCAAAAAGAATTACACTACTGCATTAATATTTTGTATATTGATAAGTCTAGCTGTAGCAAGTGCTACTTCAATTAAGTTAAAAAAACAATTACATAACCTTGAGCCAAGTGAGATATACCAGTTACTTGAAGAAAGAAATGCTATGCTTGACCAAATTGAGGATGCTGTTCTTGTGATAAATAAAAACAGGATGATTCAATTAACCAATCAATCAGGAAAAGAATTAATAAAAGATTATGATATAAAAAATGTAAGCCGAAAAAGAATTGAAGAAATTTTCCCAGAATTTACAAATATCAAGTACGATATTACACATGAACAGTTATTACATGTCAATGATACAGACTTATTATTGAAAGTATCACAAATTCAAGTAAATCACGAATTACGGGGTTATTTAATATTTATTCGCGAAGCTTCTGAAGCTATTTATACATTGGATCAGCTGATGTATACTACTACTTATGCATCTGCACTACAAGCTCAAACACATACCTTTATGAATCAATTACATGTTATCTATGGTTTAGTGGATATTCAATATTATGACCAATTGAAAATATATTTAGATAGCATTTTAGAATCTGAAGACGGCATTGTTAACACTTTATCTGTTTTAGTCAAAGAACCATTACTAGCTAGTTTCTTTATTGGAGAACAAGGGAAATACAAAGAATTAAATACAGATTTTGTTATTGAAGCAATAAGTGAAATACCAAATGCCTTATCCAACAATCAGATAAATAAGGCACTTATGCTTTATCAATTTATCCACACTCATATAATCAGTGCTTTGAAGCCCGAGAAAGTATTATTAACTATTGACTACAATAATGGTTATCTCATTTCTACTTACCAACTTTTAGATAAATCTATTACTAATGATACTATTCTTGAAATATTAAATAATCAATTCTTTAGACACTTACTTAGTGATACAAATTCAATCTACTCTAAACAAATAGATCAAGATGAACTAACGTTTTCGATGACCACCCCCTATAGAAGAGGATAA